The Streptomonospora litoralis genome window below encodes:
- a CDS encoding DUF1707 SHOCT-like domain-containing protein: MEQPPTPGPRKRVSDAEREETAKHLGDAFAEGRLDLEEFDRRNTAAHEAVFDDELRDLVTDLPAPGEGAATPHRRSPAVEEDVVELFTEMATLRRRGDWAVPRRLRVSSRYGGVRLDMGEATIRHPVVEIELAVHAAGTLLVLPEGATANVDELRTKYANVYSKVAAAPRSDAVHFVVRGETYAGSVRIRYARGRKR; this comes from the coding sequence ATGGAGCAGCCGCCGACCCCCGGCCCGCGCAAACGCGTCTCCGACGCCGAGCGCGAAGAAACCGCCAAGCACCTCGGGGACGCCTTCGCCGAAGGCCGCCTCGACCTGGAGGAGTTCGACCGCCGCAACACGGCCGCCCACGAGGCCGTCTTCGACGACGAGCTGCGCGACCTGGTCACCGACCTGCCCGCGCCGGGCGAGGGCGCGGCGACGCCGCACCGCCGCTCGCCTGCGGTCGAGGAGGACGTGGTGGAGCTCTTCACGGAGATGGCCACGCTGCGCCGCCGCGGCGACTGGGCGGTGCCCCGCAGACTGCGCGTCTCCTCGCGCTACGGCGGTGTCAGGCTGGACATGGGCGAGGCGACCATCCGGCATCCGGTCGTGGAGATCGAGCTTGCCGTCCACGCCGCCGGCACCCTCCTCGTCCTACCGGAGGGGGCTACCGCCAACGTGGACGAGCTGCGGACCAAGTACGCCAACGTGTACTCGAAGGTCGCGGCCGCGCCGCGGTCCGATGCCGTGCATTTCGTCGTGCGCGGCGAGACCTACGCCGGTTCCGTGCGCATCCGCTACGCGCGCGGGCGCAAGCGGTAA
- a CDS encoding FAD-binding protein encodes MTGTADGGALLTGWGRTAPTAATLRRPRTVDEAAELLRAASSAPGARRRGTIARGLGRSYGDAAQCAGGIVLDCADLAPGFRIEPGSGRVTAAAGTPLGELMARLLPLGLFLPVVPGTRHVTVGGAIGADVHGKNHPAAGSFGAHLHRLRLLTPDGAHRELAPDRDPELFWATVGGMGLTGVITEAEFSAVPVETAAMRVDTDRVPDLDAALAAMSADSGGRPSPYAVCWLDLLAGGSALGRGVLTRARHALPGELPRARRRDPLAYAPRPAAAVPAHVPPRLLNSWSVRAYNAAYHAKAPRRERGRVRPLASFFHPLDVVRGWNRLYGPRGLVQYQFAVPFGAEDALRRVAADLARAGAPSFLAVLKRLGQPAPAPLSFPVCGWTLALDLPAELPGLAGLLRRLDERVLAAGGRLYLAKDSRAAAETVHAMYPRLAEWRTVRDRADPDGVLTSDLARRLELCGQPVPHRPPASGQPDRGADGAR; translated from the coding sequence CCCTGCGGCGACCGCGCACCGTCGACGAGGCCGCGGAGCTGCTGCGCGCCGCCTCCTCGGCGCCCGGCGCCCGGCGCCGCGGCACGATCGCGCGCGGGCTGGGACGCTCCTACGGCGACGCCGCCCAGTGCGCGGGCGGCATTGTGCTCGACTGCGCCGACCTCGCCCCCGGCTTCCGGATCGAACCCGGAAGCGGGCGGGTCACCGCGGCCGCGGGAACCCCGCTCGGCGAGCTGATGGCGCGCCTGCTCCCGCTCGGCCTGTTCCTTCCCGTGGTGCCCGGCACCCGCCACGTCACCGTCGGCGGCGCGATCGGCGCCGACGTCCACGGCAAGAACCACCCGGCGGCCGGCTCCTTCGGCGCCCACCTGCACCGCCTGCGCCTGCTCACCCCCGACGGCGCGCACCGCGAACTCGCCCCCGACCGCGATCCGGAGCTGTTCTGGGCCACCGTCGGCGGCATGGGCCTGACCGGTGTCATCACCGAGGCCGAGTTCTCCGCCGTTCCCGTGGAGACCGCCGCCATGCGCGTCGACACCGACCGCGTGCCCGACCTGGACGCCGCGCTGGCGGCGATGAGCGCTGATTCCGGCGGCCGCCCCTCTCCCTACGCCGTCTGCTGGCTCGACCTGCTCGCCGGGGGCTCGGCCCTGGGCCGCGGCGTGCTCACCCGCGCACGGCACGCCTTGCCCGGCGAGCTGCCCCGCGCCCGGCGGCGCGACCCCCTGGCCTACGCGCCGCGCCCCGCGGCGGCCGTTCCGGCGCACGTTCCGCCGCGGCTGCTCAACTCCTGGAGCGTGCGCGCCTACAACGCCGCTTACCACGCCAAAGCGCCGCGGCGCGAGCGCGGACGCGTGCGGCCGCTGGCGTCCTTCTTCCACCCGCTGGACGTCGTGCGCGGCTGGAATCGGCTCTACGGGCCGCGCGGGCTCGTCCAATACCAGTTCGCGGTGCCCTTCGGCGCCGAGGATGCGCTGCGCCGCGTCGCCGCCGACCTCGCCCGCGCCGGGGCGCCCTCGTTCCTCGCCGTACTCAAGCGTCTGGGGCAGCCCGCCCCCGCCCCGCTGTCCTTCCCCGTCTGCGGCTGGACCCTGGCGCTGGACCTGCCGGCCGAACTGCCGGGGCTGGCGGGGCTGCTGCGCCGCCTGGACGAGCGGGTACTCGCTGCGGGCGGACGCCTGTACCTCGCCAAGGACAGCCGAGCCGCCGCCGAGACCGTGCACGCGATGTACCCGCGGCTAGCCGAATGGCGCACCGTGCGCGACCGCGCCGACCCCGACGGGGTGCTCACCTCCGACCTGGCGCGTCGCCTGGAGCTGTGCGGGCAGCCCGTCCCACACCGCCCGCCCGCATCCGGACAGCCCGATCGCGGCGCCGACGGTGCCCGATAG